Genomic DNA from Ctenopharyngodon idella isolate HZGC_01 chromosome 1, HZGC01, whole genome shotgun sequence:
gtgcagtgatCAGGTCACTGTCTGTGGACATTACAGTGAGAGGAATGGAGGGAGAACCAGTGATTATTAAGTGCCCTTATCCAGGAGGATATGAAAACTCTTACAAATACTTCTACAAGggaattttcaaaaagaatgtCACTATACTACAATCTCATGGAAAAAAGTCCCCAGTGTTCAAGGGCAGATTCTCACTGCAGGATGATCGTCAGACCAGATCATTTACAGTGACCATCAGTAACCTGAAGATGGAAGATGCTGGACCGTACGGCTGTAGAGCTGGAGCTGACCGCTACAAAGAAGTCAATCTTGTTGTGTTCAGAGGTGCCTGATATTCAATACCGAACAACAATCTGCTTCATCATTCATGTTTGTGCTTCATGCTAAATTTAatgattgttttattaatatatttatgtaatttgtaCGGTCTGACCTTGTTTCTCAGCTCCACAGAGGCCAAAACCTGTCCAGATCTCAACATCCACCATTCGTCCGCATACAAACACCAGCACTGAACACGCCAGCACTGAACACACCAGCACTGAACACACCAGCACAGGTACctgtactcacacacacacacactgaatacaccTGCTGACATCTACACTCACATgcattttggtgaaaatattgTTAATGTGAGTTACTGTGTTTGCATACATAAGTCTTAtaacttcaataaaacattagTAGTTAGTCTGATTATACTGAATGCAGAGATATTAAAGCTTCTATACACAAATCTAATGCTGCATTCATGATCTTGATGCAATTCCTGTAATTACAAGTTTGTGTCTTCCTCAAAGTTGCACTTTCATCAATTTCATCTCCAACTTCACCCATTTGACATCATGTAAAAAGAACCAAAATGGCGGTGGCTTCAATAGTCAGAGATTaacaccctgtttacacctgctaTTAAGAAGCGTTTTTGTCAATTTGATCACGAGTGAACAGCATTAGgtgtaaatgttattttaaatgtgtgagcttgtccacttttaagcacttccagaggtagtggaaaatgcatttgaccggattgcttttgtattgtagacgctcatgtggttgaatgtgttcgaacagccgcAAAAGACTGTCTACTCTCCTCCTACTGACCTACAGcttaaacattatgggaagcgctctAGCTaaacaggatttaaactttgtcagctgaagacccaagtttggtttgaagataaAAAACGTACCAAGTActatgttctctcaccattactcactcacagcgttcggctggtcttgcggctgtcagagcagaaacaaaagctgctgctctctgttTTCTGtgcattagatcgaaagatctgaaaaagcccatgcatttatttacctGCCCTGATTACTGGTTTCAGTAATCAGTGATATGAATAAACACAACCTTTGTTCATATGCAGCAATACCAGGGGGCAAACAATGTTATTTGCTTGTTTATGTCTTTTCAgggtttgttattattatttgttattatattatcacATGAGCGGCACGTTCACACGTCGCTGGTGTTTTTCTCTGTCAGTGACTCATCAAACAGAAACTGAAATAACAGGAACAGGAAAAACTACAGATAAACTCTATCAGTCGAACACTAGTAAGCTCAAACTACACTACCCATAATGCAACTGCCCCCCTTTGTGTACATGATCACTTTTTTGAAAGGAAATTGGTTTTAACATTTGTGGAGACACATTTTAGCTATTATATAATTATGATAACATGTCAGCTTTCAGGTGGTTAACTTGGTTTAGACAGAAGTGTTTCCTTTGAGGAATTCAGGTTTCCCACTGTGGTTTCACATCGGTTACACaatataacaactataaatttacaatattacaatatcatgTGTTTAGCAATGCGTTCAGACCTGTCTTCTGTTGCTGGCGGTCTGGGTTCGGTTCTGCTGGTTCTGACTCTGTGTTCTGGAACGTGCCTCATCCtgaaaaagaggaaaaggaaATGTGGGACAGGTAACAGTTTGTGATTTTAAAGTCCTGTTTTTAGTGTTTGAATTGATTTGActttttaaatctctttttatgctctattcagctttatttcagcaaaatgtgcAGCACAATACAGAGGTGGGTGTTCAAACCTTTACCTGTAGAAGTTCAGAAATGcatgttaaattattgtttattgattAACAGAGAGTATTATCTATATTAACTAGTAAATTATTGATTGTTTTTCAGACTGACCACATGTACGAAGAGATTCCAAACAGTGACGTCGCCGCGGTAACATCTTCATCCAATCAGACGCCTGAATCACACCTCAACAACCGTacaaaagtctttactgtttaCACCACAGTAACCAATCGGCAGCCTGATTCAAACCCCGGTCACACCCACTCGACCAATCAGGTGACAGATTCAGACTGTGATTATTATGCTAATATAAAGTCACCTGACCCAACACAGGACAGCAGGACAGAACTGATCTACGTGACAGCAACACATCCACAAAACATCACAACAAACAAGGGTCCGATATATTCAGTGATCAACGATGAATAAAAGACTGTCCACAGACATTGTGAATGATGTTCCAAGTACAAATAAAATctcaaaaaaactttttttattgaatcaatatttttgacacatttttctTCACTGTTATAAGTATTTTATAAAGTTACTAACaactaaaaataatgtaaataaaatgtaaaaagtacaatatatatatatatatatatatattcattgtaATTATACCTCATCTACAATTCAATaaagctaataaaaatataaaatatagctTCAAGCAGTGATTAATAAACAAAAGAGTCAAAATTAGCAGCTAAACAAGTGTGTCAGGGAGAATCAGAGCATGAACATGATGAAGTTTAAGTCTAAAATGCAATAGTGTTTCCaagatattgcataaaacactCTGCGGCTCCTCTGTATCTTCTCAGGCTCTTTCAGAACATTACACTGatgcagaggtgtaaagtccaggggtcagaaagtaaaagtcctgccatattttttattccacCTGCTGAAGcggtgttaaagttaatgagataagtGATAAAtcgagtgatgattgaccattattgaagacacctgatgataacaagcagaatcaccaaagtaaataagtaaataaacatCAAGTCTGGAGTGCTgtgtaaaacacattttaaacactCCTATTCTCTTCTAATAAAATGGATTATTCCTTCTTCAATCTCTTTCTGCACAAGGTAAAAAACGGCTCATCTATTTAATTAAGTTTGGTGAATTGGTAAACCATTAGAGATGTCCTGTAGAGCTGGAAAGGTGTTGTTCATCTTTAAAACGATCAGGATCAGAGTCATTATACACAGTTATGATCTAGTGATTACATCAAACACATGTTAGTGATCAACCattttcagtttgttatttgcTCAATATACACAACGACTGTGGTGAAGTGACATGTAATTTGCTCAAgatacttaaaaatgtatatatttgtctATAAGCAAAGaaaattgttcattaaaacAATGAAGCGCTCAGTATCAGTTATTCACCATAAGGTTTTGCTGAAATGTAATTTGATGTCTATGAGAATAGGAGCTCCTCTGAACAGactgtgaatgtgtttgtgtgtggtgatGAATCTCAGTCACGTGCTGCAGATCAGGTGTCCGCGTTGCTGAACACCATCTGAACACTAGATGGAGCCACTTGACTCTCAGTCCTCGAGACTTTCACACTCACTTTAGGTTTATTTGTCACTCTTTCGTGGTTTGTGGTTCCAGCAGGTTTTATCTGATGTGTTTCATGTGTGTCCCTGTGGAGACCAGATTCACTGAAGCAGTAAAAGAGTCATTCAAACAAAGATACGCTGGAAAACTCAACAGATGGTGAGGTTTATGAATGAGAATTAAGCATGATTTGTCTACATTTCAACATGTTTGGACGATTGTCAAAAGTTAAATCTTTACCATGATAcgatgttaaaaatatttaccatATTAATCAGGAACAGACATTCAATCAATCAGGAACAGACATTTATAAGGTGATCATGTGAACTGCTGCTGTTTGCGTTTGTGTCCATCAGATGTCACTGTCCAGTGTCAGATGCCCTGTCCTGATAGCCACACTTGCGATGTTTGCCCTCTTGTCTACTTAGAGTACATgacgtatttcctgtatttCGCTCAAGTGTTCAAGTAGGTGTGAAGACAAGTGTGTGTAGAGCTTTTGATTACCCGATAGTCTTGCAAAAAAGGCAAGTTTAcagaccttttttttattttcaatactatgcattttaaaatacacttctaaatgtctgttcagtcGCTATGTAACTAACAGAAGACACAATTTTAAGATTGTGGTGCGTTtaattaagtgataaaaaaGCAGTTGCAAATGTCATTCAAAGAACACACACCCTTACCCATATTTGCatcaataaaatgtgttttactaccaaattatatgtaatatgtaattaatttaacttacagTCGAATGTTTTCCTTGACATCTCATGATTTCGGGGTGTGTGAGTTCCCGaacataatgcatgatgggatacgcTTAGCCTCAGAAGTGGTATTCAAGATAGTGTGGGTTAAGTATGCATTAAGGACACTGCACTTtggcatttttaagacatgggaCGGACTTGCAAACTTACATCCTGTCACGTACACAAGCTCTCAAGTGGCtaagaccgcaagtgtgggtatttggacagggcatTACTTTCACTTCCCTCTttattaatctctctctctctctctctctctctctctctctctctctctctctctctctctctctctctctctcaaatttgctttattggcatgacttaCACAGTATTGCCAAAGCAGTGGCCATTacaatgaacaaataatgattatataatgcataaacatataaatatacatacaagaaataacaacaacaacaaaaaaagaataagacaatgtaaaaaaaaaaaaaaaacaactgtacaAACATTAAGAATATTTCTGATTCTAGTTTTGTCCACTGGTTGCTGTCTCTCTTAGATTGTGGCAAGCTGTTACGTATTTTGCTGCTGTTGCAATCAATTTGCTGTTTTCTCCCagaatatgatttattttttctgtatttgaagATGCCATAAATTTTGGTTCTAGTAGCTGGAATTTAGTGAAATAGTCCGATCGAATGCTGAGATAGTGGTCACAGTGCAACAGGAAGTGTTCCTCCGTCTCCACCTCTCTCTGAGAGCACAGTGAACACAGTCTCTGCTCTCGCGGCTGCAATCTCTGCCTGTGCCGTCCTCTCTCTATAGCTAGGCTATGATCACTCAGCCTGTATCTGGTTAGGGTCTTTCTAACTTTATGTTCTTTAACACAGCTAAGATATTCTGCTGGTTTGTAGTCTCTTTTTAGTTGTAAATagagttccatctttttttgtaatttagtgGCATCTTTCCAATAGTtgatgtaattttgtttttgcaattgAACAATTTGTTTGGGCCGGATTGTGCTGTGTAGGTTTGGCTGTAGTTTCAGCACCAGCTGTGATAAGGCGCTCCTGACACTGTAGAGCTTctgccttctctctctctctctctctctctctctctctctctctctctctctctctctctctctctctctctctctctctcagaggaAGTGGGCGTCTCTGTCACATTCAGCACTTCATGTTAAACATGTAACCAGGAAAGAAACACTCAAAACTCATCTGAACACACATCGAGAGCTTCAGAAGGACTGAATCTACTGACAACAGAGAAGATCATTTAATAAGAGAGAAGAATGAAGATCATCTTGACTTTCACTCTGATGATGATTCCTGGTAAGAATCTGAACTCAGAGTAAATCACTAAAAACAGCACAGATTTGATGAGGAGAGTCTTTCACTTCAGCTCAGTAACTGCTGAAGAAAGTTCATTTCTGTGTAGTCCCATACATATTAAAGTGTATTTGATGTTGGTTTGTTGTAGGTGTCGTGAGCTCCATCAGTGTGACAGGATATTCAGGAGGAGGAGTCACAATCAAATGCAAATATGATGACGGATATACAGcatatataaagtatttttgtaaagGACAGTGGTCAGACTGCACAGACCAAATCAAGActaatgagaaaaataaatggGTTCATTCTGGAAGATTCTCTCTGTATGACGACACAAGATCAGCAGTCTTCACTGTGACCATCAGAGATCTGAGAGAACTGGATTCTGACACGTACTGGTGTGGAACTGAAAAATTTGGAAACGATTTATACACTGAAGTGAATCTGAAGGTTATAAGAGGTGAGTAACTGAGAGCCTCAAACCCATGATGATCTCCACAACATCACGATACTCAACACTGACTGTAATTACTGCCGTTCACTCGTCAAACTCATAACAGACACCATCAATAACCTCCTGTTGTAACActtataaaatatcttaaatggcACCAACAGTAAAGTGATCAGATATGTGTTCACTGAAAACAAAATGATAATTGATctaagctgtgtgtgtgtgtgtgtgtgtgtgtgtgtgtgtgtgcgcgcatttttgtgatttatgaggacacaaatttgtataatgacatgggtattacactggtattatgacgtactaaatactaaacaatgttttattaaaaatgtaaaaatgcagacagttttctgttatgggtaggtttaggagtagtgtagggggagagaatgtacagtttgtgcAGTATAAAAACcgttacgcctatggaatgtcctcactaagatagcaaaacaaacctgtgtgtgtgtgcatgtgcctAACCATAGTGCGTTAAAACTGACAAAATCTCCTTTTACGTTCATCCTTGCATGTAAAACATCTGAGCTTTTTATTGGATAGTGATGTTAAACTTGATAGGCAAATTAATGTgattgttagttttttttttttttctcaacttaGCCTTCTATctgtcacatacacactctggacTCGGTTCCTTTCTCACTCAGatggtgcgtctcaatcagctccctagcttcCTAGGTCATGAATCAGTATaatttgtaaaagaaaaaaaagtgtgtccCCGAATCTCATGGACTAAAGCTTGTGTTTTTACTTTTGTGTTCAATAGGTCAACAAATCAGGAGCGTGAGAGGATATTCAGGAGGAAACGTCATTATAAACTACAAATATGAGATGAAACACAAGAACCACGTGAAATATTTCTGTAAAACTGCAGCAGATCAATGTTTCACTGTAATAAACTCTAACAGAGCAGCAGAATGGAAACAGGACAGACGATTCTCCGTTCATGATGACAGATCTGCAGGTCTCTTACGTGTGTTTATCAGAGAGCTGAATGAGAACGACTCTGGAGAATATAAGATTACAGTCAAAGTTTCTGAAGACTACAGTTTCTTCTCTGAGTTTAATCTGGACATCAGAGACGGTGAGACGCTTTCATTCATTTCTGCATTATTTGACAGAATCCATGAATATATCTGGTAATTGTAACATTGCTGCACTTGATTTGGATCTGAAACAGATGGTTGTTGTGTGAAGAGCATCAGTCTATCAGCTGCTGCAGGAGGATCTGTGAACATCAGCTGCAAATACCCACAATCCCACATTAGTGATGTGAAGTTTCTCTGCTGGAGATCTGGAGCTGATCTCTGTGCTGAAGAGACGTCTGTGAAGGAGAGCAGAAGATGGAGTCCTGAGGGAAAGATCCAGCTGTATGATGACAGAGAAGAGCAGCTCCTGACGGGAAGAatcagtcatgtgactgaacAACATTCAGAATACTGGTGTGGAGTTCAGTCTGATCAAGGACACAAGAGCTTCATCACACGAGTCCTGATCGATGTTACAGGTGAGAAATGATGAAACAAACCAGCATCTGTAACACTTTAAGAAAAACCTCCTGAGAGTGTCAAGTTGCCCAAATACACAAGTCAACAGTTTTATGTTTGCGTGTGTGAAACATGTCGGATGGTTTAGTAAGGTGTGAAAAACGTCAGCGTCTCTGAGAAAAGGGAAGTGAAGTATCTGTGAGTGTGATTATTGGCACTGGCTTTACTGTGTTTCAGAGCAAACATcaacaccatcatcatcatcactgtcaccatcatcaccaccaccatcCTCATcaacaccatcatcatcatcatcattgtcATCAGTTGAATCTCCAGCGATCACATCTGCGTCTCCTGTAACAGGTACAAActctctgaaacacaaacatactcatttgtgtgtgtggttcagattGTGAGTCTCTGGTGTTTTCAGGCTCTTCTCTGGTGGTCAGTGTGTCTGTGGTTCTGCTTCTGATCATCACTGGACTCGTGTTCATGATCGGGACTCTCTGCAGGAGGCGTCGGTCGAACAGTAACACTTATTCTTCCATTTTTACACtttgattattttttcacattaataaaacatttttattttagaaataaagaaagattAAGAAATGTGAGGATGTCAAAACATTTACccagaaaaatactttttatatcaaaatatgATATGATAGAGCACATGTATTAAATATCATTcacttgcttgtttttttgacaGACACTGATTCCTCCTCCAAAACATCTCACGTGACACCAGCAAACAATGAAGCGGTTTGTATAATTAGTTTCTAAAAAaagatttatgtttttaaatattattaaataagctCTTTCTCTCCTCAGGTTTATCATTATGACTGTAATTATGAGGAGGCTGAAGACACTTACAGACAATCACCCACAAACACATCCGATTCCTCCGACAATATTTACGCTAATGTTTAACAGCACAGATCTTCACATGTcgcttcatcttcatcatcttttTGTACTAATGACGCAGATGGTCCTGACGATGTTCATCTTTAATAACAATCAGGATCAGAGTCATTATATGCAGTTATGATCCTATGATTTCTGCAAATACATGTTAGTGATCGACAGTTTTCAGTTTGTCGTTTGCTCAATATACACAACTATCCTGCAGAAGTGATTTACGTCATTTGTTCAATATACttaaaaatgtcaatatttgtatgtaattataaacaaaataaaagagaattgTTCTTTATAACAATGCAgcgttattattttaaaatcaaatcacaTTAGTACATGTCTGTGCAGATGAATCACTTTATGATTTGTTGATGTATTTAATGTTTCAGTTTCATATGCAGCTCTAGAAGGTCATTTATTCACCATAAGGTTTTGCTGAAGTGTAATGTGATGTCTATGAGAACAGCAGCTCATCTGAACAgactgtgagtgtgtttgtgtgtggtgatGAATCTCAGTCACGTGCTGCAGATCAGCTGTTGTCCACAGTGCTGAACACCATCTGAACACTAGAGGGAGCCACTTGACTCTCAGTTCTTTATGGAGAGCATAAAAATGAGGACAATTAACATTAGCTGAGGAAGGAATTATAGAAAAAGAGCCGCTTTGCAtgaattgattaaaaaattgaattaataaaaaacttgATAATGCATGTATGGTTCTTGGAATTGTACTTTAGATTTTACATTAGACCGAAATCATGACTTATCTAATGTATGGTGGGTGAAACACGCAACAGTGAATCAATATGTACAGTTAAGCAGACGATTAAGTTTCACATCAAGTGTTTTTGTCCCCCCTTTTACAGCCACTTTTTGGGCTTACTGAATTAATGCCAatggccactagatggcgccGGTGCGCTACCCTTTTAACGTCGTCCGTCTCCTGCAGTCACGTGATCAGCTGCTGTCCGCGGTGCTGAACATCATCTGAACACTAAAAGGAGCCGCTTGTCTTACATTTGTCTCCATTTAACATAagttaaaagttaaatatttatcatatcaatacattacaaatatttaccATATTAATCGATCAGAAACATTTATCAGGTGTCCACTAGATGTCCAGTGACTTACTTTTACTTCCTTCTTTATtaatcaatctctctctctctctctctctctctctctctctctctctctcagaggaAGTGGGCGTCTCTATCACATTCAGCACTTCATGTTAAACATGTAACCAGGAAAGAAACACTCAAAACTCATCTGAACACACATCGAGAGCTTCAGAAGAACTGAATCTACTAACAACAGAGAAGATCATCTAATAAGAGAGAAGAATGAAGATCATCTTGACTTTCACTCTGATGATGATTCCTGGTAAGAATCTGAACTCAGAGTAAATCACTAAAAACAGCACAGATTTGATGAGGAGAGTCTTTCACTTCAGTTCATGATGTTCTACTGACTGCTGAAGAAAGTTCATTTCTGTGTAGTctcataaatatattaaagtgtattCGATGCTGGTTTGTTGTAGGAGCCGTGAGCTCCATCAGTGTGACAGGATATTCAGGAGGAGGAGTCACGATCACATGCAAATATGATGAAGGATATACAGcatatataaagtatttttgtaaagAACAGTGGTCAGACTGCACAGACCAAATCAAGACTAACGAGAATGAGAGATGGTTTAATAATGGAATATTCTCTCTGTATGACGACACAAGATCAGCAGTCTTGTCACAGTCCACTGTGCAGCTGATACATTATTAGTAATAGATTTATACACTGAAGTGAATCTGAAGGTTATAAGAGGTGAGTAACTGAAACCCTCAAACCCATGATGATCTCCACAACATCACCATACTCAACACTGACTGTAATTACTGCCGTTCACTCGTCAAACTCATAACAGACGCCATCAATAACCTCCTGTTGTAACACTcataaaataatcttaaatgGCACCAACAGCAAAGTGATCAGATATGTTTTCACTGAAAACTAATGATAAATGATCAAAGCTGGAGAACAAATATAAGAACCCAGTGATGAAGGGACAGTGTATGTGTATGAATATGTGTTTACATGTTTTTCTATCGCAGTGGGGACAACCTGAATGCACAATGACTCATGGGGACTCGTGTCACTGTTGGGACctaacttaaaggattagttcactttcaaataaaattttcctgataatttacccaccccaatgtcatccaagatgttcatgtctttctttcttcagtcaaaaagaaattaaggtttttgatgaaaacattccaggatttttctccttatagtggacttcaatggcctccaaatggttgaaggtcaaaattacagtttcagtgcagcttcaaagggctttaaacgataccagacgaggaataagggtcttatctagtgaaacgatctgtcattttcgaaaaaaatgtaaatgtatatgctttatgtaaacatgccttccaagtgcttccgccaaaactgtactttcgtattcttcaaaaagcttgcgCTGTActtcctacgccttccctattctacttacagaaaaaatttaactggcgctgcgtttaTTCCTTCTTTCAAGGACCCAAGGACGCTTTACATGAAGTTGATAGATAACATGAACACATATACAAGTATACAGTCAGTATACAACACATGATCAACCAGATGGAACAGACAGAGATAGTTATCATACAAGaaaagttacaaaagcaagcGTAGAGCTGACAAAATTGAGGCAAACAATCAATTAACAAAACATAATGTGAATAAGTGAGTTTTGAGAGCTGTTTTAAAGTTCTGAAGTGAAGAGACAACATAAAGGTTTTGTGGTAGTTTGTTCCAGAGCTTAGAAGCTGATATGCTGAAAGCCCTACCACCCACAATAGTAGATAGACGGAGCTTGGGTACTGTAAGCAAATTTTCAGAGCTCGATCTCAGAGTGCGGGCAGGGACATAAGGGAGAATCAATTCACAGAGATAAGAAGGTGTTGAACCATGACAAACCTTGAAAACTAGAACAAGAATCTTAAACTGAAAGCGGTAACTAACAGGGACACAGACAGGAGTGATGTGAGCTGatttttttagtaaaagtgATGGCCAGAGTAGCTGAATTCTGAATTAGCTGCAAGTGATTTGGGACTTTTTTCAGTAGACCATAAAACAAGGAGTTGCAATAATCTAGACGTAAAGTTATAAAAGCATTGTCAACAGTTTCAGCGTCTTTGAAATTTAGTGAGGGTCTTAAACGGACAATATTGCGGAGATGGAAGAAACAGGACTTGACAAGATGATTGATATGGGGTTCAAAACATAGCCTAGAATCAAACAATACACCAAGGTTGCGTAAGAGGGGTGGACTATAACACCGTCAATGTTAATGGAGAAGTCAAGTTGGGAGGAATCAAAGGATTTAGGGTCTACTagcagaatttcattttttttccgtaTTCAACTTTAAGTAATTTTGAGCCAGCCATATTTTGAGATCATGTAAGCAAGATGTTAAAGAAGAGGGAGGAAAAACAGAATTAGGCTGTACAGTAAAATAGATTTGTGTATCGTCAGTGTGGCACCAGATGATCTGACCCAGAGGAAGTGtgtagattaaaaataaaagtggacCAAGgacagatccttgaggcactccacgGGAAAAGGCGACAGAACAAGATTTGAATCTGTCAATGCTAATGAACTGTTGCCTGTCTGAGAGATATGAACTTAGCCATTGTAAGACTGTTTCTGAAATGCCGATCGCAGACAAACGGGATAGGAGTATAGAATGGCGAACGCTATCAAAAGCTGCACTCAGGTCCAAGAGGCCCAGAAGGCTAAGGACACCAGAATCGGAGTTGAGGAGGAGGTCGTTCACTACTCTTAGAAGAGCAGTCTCTGTACTGTGGAGAGGGCGAAATTCGGATTGAAATGGTTCCTGCAGATTATTTTTGTCCAGGTGAGTCAGTAGTTGTGTGGCGACCACCTTTTCTAGGACTTTAGACAAAAAAGGAAGGTTGAAAACTGGTCTAAAGTTACTCAGGACTGTGTCATCAAGGCCAGGTTTTTTTAAGTATAGGGATGATCATGGCTATTTTCAGTCCAGTTGCAAAGAGGAAGCAGCAATAGCAGTAGAGAAACATTCAGACAACCAGTAACAAAGACAGGATGGTGAAATTTAAGCTGCTAGCAGCAAAAAAATCCACATACACAGCTTGCAAACAGTTAGCAAATAGCaacaaaaatgatgaaaattgACAATGAGAAGAGACAGCCACAGTGCGCACAGCATACTCTCACCGGAAGTAGACTGAATGTGTGAATGACATCAGTAACAAGTGCCTGTATCATGAGAAAAGTGTCaagttctgtgtgtgtgtgggggggggggggggggggggggtggggggttggGGGGGGCTTAACCCTGtgctcattttaatttttagcaatgctcaaaatgtttgtttagttAATTCAGATGCTCTTTTATCctgttttaaagtgcccctattatggatttttgaaaattacctttcatgcagtgtgcaAAGTTGTAAAGTTGAAAGTGCatcataaataaagttattgtctctcaaaagagtCGACTCTGAACCGCTCTGTGCCGTGAAAGTAAATTTGGTTTATTTTCACTTCCAAAGGTTAAGACTgtgaagaatcagtggttaaaattCATCTTTATTACGATACCACAGCAGTATAATCC
This window encodes:
- the LOC127497565 gene encoding polymeric immunoglobulin receptor-like isoform X8, whose product is MKIILTFTLMMIPGVVSSISVTGYSGGGVTITCKYDKGYTANKKYFCKGQWSECTDQIKTDKKNKWVHSGRFSLYDNTRSAVFTVTIRDLRELDSDTYYCGTDISAKKDSYTEVNLKVIRGQQIRTVRGYSGGNIIINYKYEMKHKNHEKYFCKTAADQCFTVINSNRAAEWKQDRRFSVHDDRSAGLLRVFIRELNENDSGEYKITVKVSEDYSFFSEFNLDIRDDGCCVKSISLSAAAGGSVNISCKYPQSHISDVKFLCWRSGADLCAEETSVKESRRWSPEGKIQLYDDREEQLLTGRISHVTEQHSEYWCGVQSDQGHKSFITRVLIDVTEQTSTPSSSSLSPSSPPPSSSTPSSSSSLSSVESPAITSASPVTGSSLVVSVSVVLLLIITGLVFMIGTLCRRRRSNNTDSSSKTSHVTPANNEAVYHYDCNYEEAEDTYRQSPTNTSDSSDNIYANV
- the LOC127497565 gene encoding polymeric immunoglobulin receptor-like isoform X7; protein product: MKIILTFTLMMIPGVVSSISVTGYSGGGVTITCKYDKGYTANKKYFCKGQWSECTDQIKTDKKNKWVHSGRFSLYDNTRSAVFTVTIRDLRELDSDTYYCGTDISAKKDSYTEVNLKVIRGQQIRSVRGYSGGNVIINYKYEMKHKNHVKYFCKTAADQCFTVINSNRAAEWKQDRRFSVHDDRSAGLLRVFIRELNENDSGEYKITVKVSEDYSFFSEFNLDIRDDGCCVKSISLSAAAGGSVNISCKYPQSHISDVKFLCWRSGADLCAEETSVKESRRWSPEGKIQLYDDREEQLLTGRISHVTEQHSEYWCGVQSDQGHKSFITRVLIDVTEQTSTPSSSSLSPSSPPPSSSTPSSSSSLSSVESPAITSASPVTGSSLVVSVSVVLLLIITGLVFMIGTLCRRRRSNNTDSSSKTSHVTPANNEAVYHYDCNYEEAEDTYRQSPTNTSDSSDNIYANV
- the LOC127499925 gene encoding CMRF35-like molecule 6 isoform X2; protein product: MKFPLTVCVFLLTVIRSLSVDITVRGMEGEPVIIKCPYPGGYENSYKYFYKGIFKKNVTILQSHGKKSPVFKGRFSLQDDRQTRSFTVTISNLKMEDAGPYGCRAGADRYKEVNLVVFRAPQRPKPVQISTSTIRPHTNTSTEHTSTAMRSDLSSVAGGLGSVLLVLTLCSGTCLILKKRKRKCGTALFQQNVQHNTETDHMYEEIPNSDVAAVTSSSNQTPESHLNNRTKVFTVYTTVTNRQPDSNPGHTHSTNQVTDSDCDYYANIKSPDPTQDSRTELIYVTATHPQNITTNKGPIYSVINDE
- the LOC127499925 gene encoding CMRF35-like molecule 8 isoform X1, which translates into the protein MKFPLTVCVFLLTVIRSLSVDITVRGMEGEPVIIKCPYPGGYENSYKYFYKGIFKKNVTILQSHGKKSPVFKGRFSLQDDRQTRSFTVTISNLKMEDAGPYGCRAGADRYKEVNLVVFRAPQRPKPVQISTSTIRPHTNTSTEHASTEHTSTEHTSTAMRSDLSSVAGGLGSVLLVLTLCSGTCLILKKRKRKCGTALFQQNVQHNTETDHMYEEIPNSDVAAVTSSSNQTPESHLNNRTKVFTVYTTVTNRQPDSNPGHTHSTNQVTDSDCDYYANIKSPDPTQDSRTELIYVTATHPQNITTNKGPIYSVINDE